A window of the Candidatus Zixiibacteriota bacterium genome harbors these coding sequences:
- a CDS encoding SRPBCC family protein produces the protein MGQSNQWTVIKAPIERVWKSIRNFHDMSWAPNVITDIEAVGDIPGDQPGSKRVLNGAFRETLLELDDERRTFAYSIDDGPSPVSKADVDSYVGRVTVEPAITGNGTRVQFSSSWEKNDATVYPFCHGIYVALLVDMKRSLELPALPA, from the coding sequence GTGGGACAATCAAACCAATGGACCGTAATAAAGGCGCCGATAGAGCGAGTGTGGAAGTCGATCCGTAACTTCCATGATATGAGCTGGGCGCCTAATGTAATTACCGATATTGAGGCGGTCGGCGACATTCCAGGGGATCAACCTGGATCCAAACGTGTGCTCAACGGAGCTTTTAGGGAGACCCTTCTGGAACTGGACGACGAGCGCCGCACGTTTGCCTACAGTATCGACGATGGACCATCGCCGGTATCTAAAGCCGATGTTGATTCTTATGTCGGGCGAGTCACGGTGGAGCCGGCGATCACCGGGAACGGCACCCGTGTACAGTTCTCGTCGAGTTGGGAGAAGAACGATGCTACCGTTTATCCGTTTTGCCACGGCATTTATGTGGCGCTGCTGGTAGACATGAAGCGGAGCCTGGAGTTGCCCGCTCTTCCGGCTTGA